Proteins from a genomic interval of Sulfurospirillum oryzae:
- a CDS encoding plasminogen-binding N-terminal domain-containing protein: protein MNKLFLVVCLFLFGTFAQAQSFFSEYKTKVLEANEKQIIIADSSEFVVGASGIVSHKFDARSTSIIARVDVISKDGTKAVLRIEKFEMLSQGAFPDTGVKPAIGDEVTINYLYDRALIITPNQNVYTEVTKKFNTITWVHPDIVAAYLTKLYRPNPDKKIFQQACYQNAASIIFFGINNTGYFVDCHNFNTLQTVSISNNGEIQLPFYARIKNIDTSWFSWDSSKIGDYNTYYTTLISKK, encoded by the coding sequence TTGAACAAGCTATTTTTGGTTGTGTGTCTGTTTTTATTTGGTACTTTTGCTCAGGCTCAGTCTTTTTTCAGTGAGTACAAAACAAAAGTCTTAGAGGCGAATGAAAAACAAATTATTATCGCTGACTCTTCAGAATTTGTCGTTGGTGCCAGTGGTATTGTTAGCCATAAATTTGATGCGAGAAGTACAAGTATTATTGCACGTGTTGATGTTATCAGCAAAGATGGTACAAAAGCCGTTTTACGCATTGAAAAATTTGAGATGCTTTCACAAGGTGCATTTCCCGACACGGGCGTCAAACCAGCTATTGGCGATGAAGTGACTATCAACTATCTTTATGACCGCGCGCTTATTATTACTCCAAATCAAAATGTTTACACAGAAGTGACCAAAAAATTCAACACGATTACATGGGTTCACCCAGACATCGTTGCAGCTTATTTAACAAAACTGTATCGTCCAAATCCAGATAAAAAGATTTTTCAACAAGCATGCTACCAAAATGCTGCATCGATTATTTTCTTTGGTATCAACAACACAGGATACTTTGTAGATTGCCATAATTTCAATACGCTTCAAACCGTTTCTATTTCTAACAATGGTGAAATTCAACTTCCTTTTTATGCACGTATCAAAAATATCGATACATCTTGGTTTAGCTGGGACAGTTCAAAAATTGGTGACTATAATACCTATTACACAACACTTATTAGTAAGAAGTAA
- a CDS encoding type II secretion system GspH family protein produces MKTHTSAFTMIELVFVIVVLGILSAIAIPRLAATRGDAYITKGRSDVSAIRSGIALQRSKNMLEGNVQANGTFFPTNLDGIAAASNEGDRLFNVSDGNASNILEYPIFSQNRDGGWLKTGVNAYSFTVGGVATAFTYTNTNGLFNCTANNANCNDLTR; encoded by the coding sequence GTGAAAACACACACTTCTGCATTTACAATGATAGAACTTGTTTTTGTTATTGTTGTACTTGGTATATTATCAGCTATAGCTATTCCAAGACTTGCTGCAACACGTGGTGATGCTTACATTACAAAAGGACGTTCTGACGTTTCTGCTATTCGTAGTGGAATTGCATTACAGCGCTCAAAAAATATGCTTGAAGGCAATGTTCAAGCAAATGGTACTTTTTTCCCTACAAATCTTGATGGTATTGCAGCAGCGAGCAATGAGGGTGATAGACTTTTTAATGTTAGTGATGGAAATGCTTCCAACATTTTAGAGTATCCCATTTTTTCACAAAATAGAGATGGTGGTTGGTTAAAAACGGGTGTTAACGCATATTCTTTCACTGTGGGTGGTGTGGCAACTGCTTTTACATATACCAACACAAATGGTCTTTTTAATTGTACTGCAAACAATGCTAATTGTAATGATCTTACCCGTTAG
- a CDS encoding YihY family inner membrane protein: MLSAKNCVEFFKKLRDVELAHYASSLSFHTILALIPILLITFSIFTKMPLFEVYYEKLQAFIFSSLIPTQQDVMIHYLRDFMENTGNMGVVGTIFVLYISIMFFLDYEKIVSKIFEIPTRSFWEALTTYWTMVTLMPLGLIIFFYSSAVAQQVLESSEVTSSINLLRYTPYFIVWGLYFIMYSVSAKIKIHLKSALLSSFTASLCWYISKILFVYYVTYNKTYLSIYGSFSILLFFFLWIYFSWFIYLYGLKFCFLLNEKETEKSKA; encoded by the coding sequence TTGTTAAGCGCTAAAAATTGTGTCGAATTTTTCAAAAAGCTCAGAGACGTAGAACTTGCACACTACGCCTCTTCTTTGAGTTTTCACACCATTTTAGCGCTTATTCCGATTCTGCTTATAACCTTTAGTATTTTTACCAAAATGCCTCTTTTTGAAGTTTACTACGAGAAACTTCAAGCTTTTATTTTTAGCTCACTCATTCCGACACAACAAGATGTGATGATCCACTACCTGCGTGATTTTATGGAAAATACGGGTAATATGGGCGTTGTAGGTACTATTTTTGTCCTTTACATTTCTATTATGTTTTTTTTGGATTATGAAAAAATTGTGAGTAAAATTTTTGAAATTCCAACGCGCAGTTTTTGGGAAGCACTCACCACCTACTGGACAATGGTGACGCTTATGCCTCTTGGTCTTATCATCTTCTTTTACAGCTCTGCGGTAGCGCAACAAGTGTTAGAAAGCAGCGAAGTGACGAGCTCTATCAACCTCCTTCGCTATACGCCTTATTTTATCGTATGGGGACTCTATTTTATTATGTACAGTGTCTCCGCTAAAATCAAAATCCACCTCAAGAGTGCCCTACTTTCTTCATTTACCGCCTCTTTGTGCTGGTATATTTCTAAAATTCTTTTCGTCTATTATGTCACCTACAACAAAACGTATTTGAGCATTTATGGCTCTTTTAGCATTTTGCTTTTCTTCTTTTTATGGATCTATTTTTCATGGTTTATCTATCTTTACGGTCTAAAATTTTGCTTTTTATTGAATGAAAAAGAGACTGAGAAAAGCAAAGCCTAA
- a CDS encoding ComEC/Rec2 family competence protein, producing MQNVPLFVSKKEFFLTLAVVLFVASCSLFFEFYHFQKLTQNALHVNTATVLNHYTKTNEKGRTYDVFKLKLDGSGAEVYTTSWRVTSTPLKSRVKVKLKVDKVTFLDYLKGFFAPSLSLYEIYEDDPPLDVKPLYRWVEHQHENETIAELYKTLLFATPISKELREEVQKWGISHLIAISGYNVGVISFLLFFFLKPLYQFFQSRYFPYRNVNADLTVVVLVVLFAYMVIIDFVPSFLRAFAMSVLGFFFYSRGIKVLSFQMLGLTSLGLLALFPALLFSLSFWFSVAGVFYLFLFLHHFQSLNRWVLLGIIDLGVFLLMVPIVHTFFPVFTFLQLTSPLSSLVFIVFYPLGVLLHVMNLGGILDAYLLDFLHVKTGSYLLSFPWWILVLYVGVSLVAIRYKVALYGCLGFAFLSLFFIQ from the coding sequence ATGCAAAACGTACCACTCTTTGTCAGCAAAAAGGAATTTTTTCTGACACTAGCAGTGGTGCTTTTTGTTGCTTCGTGTTCCCTTTTTTTTGAATTTTACCACTTCCAAAAACTAACTCAAAATGCTTTACATGTAAACACTGCCACGGTGCTCAATCACTACACAAAAACCAATGAAAAAGGGCGCACCTACGATGTTTTCAAGCTCAAACTCGATGGCAGTGGTGCGGAAGTCTACACCACATCATGGCGCGTTACATCCACACCTCTCAAAAGCCGTGTAAAGGTGAAACTCAAAGTCGATAAAGTCACCTTTTTAGACTATCTCAAAGGCTTTTTTGCCCCTTCATTGTCGTTGTATGAAATCTACGAAGATGACCCACCGCTTGATGTAAAACCGCTTTATCGTTGGGTTGAGCATCAACATGAAAATGAAACGATAGCAGAGTTGTATAAAACGCTCCTATTTGCGACACCTATTTCAAAAGAGTTACGTGAGGAGGTTCAAAAATGGGGTATTTCACATCTGATCGCCATTAGCGGTTACAATGTCGGGGTTATCTCATTTTTGCTTTTCTTTTTTCTCAAACCACTTTATCAGTTTTTTCAAAGTCGTTATTTTCCCTACCGTAATGTCAACGCAGATCTTACAGTGGTGGTGCTTGTTGTGTTATTTGCCTACATGGTCATCATCGACTTTGTTCCCTCCTTTTTAAGGGCATTTGCGATGAGTGTTTTAGGTTTTTTCTTTTATTCAAGAGGCATAAAAGTGCTTTCATTTCAGATGCTTGGTCTTACATCACTTGGACTTTTAGCACTCTTCCCAGCGCTTCTTTTTTCGCTCTCTTTTTGGTTTTCAGTAGCGGGTGTTTTTTACCTTTTTCTTTTTTTACACCATTTTCAAAGTCTCAATCGCTGGGTATTGCTTGGCATCATTGATCTTGGCGTTTTTCTCCTAATGGTTCCCATCGTTCATACCTTTTTCCCTGTCTTTACCTTTTTGCAACTGACATCGCCACTCTCAAGCCTTGTGTTTATCGTCTTTTATCCGTTAGGTGTACTTTTACATGTAATGAATCTTGGAGGAATTTTAGATGCGTATTTGCTAGACTTTTTACATGTAAAAACGGGAAGTTATCTGTTGAGTTTTCCGTGGTGGATATTGGTTTTATATGTAGGAGTTTCACTTGTGGCAATACGCTACAAAGTGGCATTGTATGGCTGTTTAGGCTTTGCTTTTCTCAGTCTCTTTTTCATTCAATAA
- a CDS encoding type II secretion system protein, producing the protein MKKGFTMIELIFVIVILGILAAVAIPRLAATRDDAKVSASATNIATMYSDLGSYFTSQGHWAGETNTSTGTADNVDVAQFKSMTNVADANATDGVISFYIDSTKCFDVTLDRNGTLGSVANKGNSTVCTEVINLPNVKALIDSNQTFGGQKITR; encoded by the coding sequence ATGAAAAAAGGTTTCACGATGATCGAACTTATCTTCGTAATCGTTATTTTAGGTATCTTGGCAGCAGTGGCTATCCCAAGATTGGCAGCAACGAGAGATGATGCAAAAGTTTCTGCATCTGCTACAAATATTGCAACAATGTACTCAGATTTAGGTTCATATTTTACATCTCAAGGTCATTGGGCTGGCGAAACGAATACTTCAACCGGTACAGCAGATAATGTTGATGTAGCACAGTTTAAAAGTATGACGAACGTAGCAGATGCAAATGCTACAGATGGTGTCATATCATTTTATATTGATAGTACGAAATGCTTTGATGTTACACTTGATAGAAATGGTACTTTAGGTTCAGTTGCGAATAAAGGAAACTCTACAGTGTGTACAGAAGTTATAAATCTTCCTAATGTTAAAGCATTAATTGATAGTAATCAAACTTTTGGTGGGCAAAAAATTACTCGATAA
- a CDS encoding FAD-linked oxidase C-terminal domain-containing protein, translating into MEAKHIDYFKNLLGIDNVYDDKAHLIAYCYDATRTRYQPDAVLFPRDEQDVSTILKYCNEHHIIITPRGAGSGFTGGALPANGGIILAFEKHMNKILEIDMENMVAVVQPGVINMALQKAVEAQGLFYPPDPASEEYSTIGGNVSENAGGMRAAKYGITKDYVMALRAVLPNGEIIRAGKRTIKDVAGYNIAGIIIASEGTLACITEITLKLIAKPKMSQTAMGIFPSVDDAMNAVYKTMAAGVTPVAMEFLDNLSINAVEQKYNKGLPKDAGAILITDVDGNTQDELTQQLDVIEKAFAENGCSGFKRAGSAEESKNLWFARRNASQCINIYGSKKLNEDITVPRSKLPALLKEIGKISEKYHVTVPCFGHTGDGNVHTNVMVDGSDPKQLEIGHHAIEEIFKATVALGGTLSGEHGIGLSKAPFMHLAFSDGEMELFRSIKKAFDPNNILNPSKMGL; encoded by the coding sequence ATGGAAGCAAAACATATTGACTATTTTAAAAACCTTCTTGGCATTGACAATGTCTATGACGATAAAGCGCACTTGATTGCCTACTGTTACGATGCAACACGTACACGCTACCAGCCTGATGCCGTTCTCTTTCCAAGAGATGAACAAGATGTAAGTACTATTTTAAAGTATTGTAACGAGCATCACATCATCATCACTCCTCGTGGAGCTGGAAGTGGCTTCACAGGAGGTGCATTGCCTGCAAACGGCGGAATTATCTTAGCTTTTGAAAAACACATGAACAAAATCTTAGAGATTGACATGGAAAATATGGTTGCTGTTGTACAACCCGGTGTCATCAACATGGCATTGCAAAAAGCGGTTGAGGCACAAGGACTTTTTTATCCGCCAGATCCTGCAAGTGAAGAGTACTCTACTATCGGTGGCAATGTCAGTGAGAATGCGGGTGGTATGAGAGCCGCAAAATATGGCATTACCAAAGATTATGTCATGGCACTTCGTGCCGTGCTTCCCAATGGAGAGATCATCCGTGCGGGAAAACGTACCATTAAAGATGTCGCTGGTTATAACATCGCTGGTATTATTATTGCTAGTGAGGGCACACTTGCGTGTATTACGGAGATTACCCTCAAACTGATCGCTAAACCTAAAATGTCACAAACGGCTATGGGAATTTTTCCAAGTGTCGATGATGCTATGAATGCTGTTTATAAAACAATGGCAGCAGGTGTTACGCCTGTGGCGATGGAATTTTTGGACAATCTTTCTATTAATGCTGTTGAGCAAAAATACAACAAAGGGCTTCCAAAAGATGCTGGTGCTATTCTCATCACCGATGTTGATGGAAATACACAAGATGAACTTACACAACAACTCGATGTCATTGAAAAAGCATTTGCTGAAAACGGATGCAGTGGTTTTAAACGAGCTGGGAGTGCTGAAGAGTCTAAAAACCTCTGGTTTGCCAGACGAAATGCCAGCCAATGTATCAACATTTATGGCAGTAAAAAGCTCAACGAAGACATCACTGTTCCACGTAGCAAGCTTCCTGCACTTCTTAAAGAGATCGGTAAAATTTCTGAAAAATACCATGTCACCGTCCCTTGTTTTGGACACACAGGCGATGGCAATGTTCACACCAATGTTATGGTAGATGGCAGTGACCCTAAACAACTTGAGATCGGACACCATGCCATCGAAGAGATTTTTAAAGCAACCGTAGCTCTTGGGGGAACACTTAGTGGCGAACATGGCATAGGACTTAGCAAAGCACCATTTATGCACCTCGCTTTTAGTGATGGCGAAATGGAACTTTTCAGATCCATCAAAAAAGCGTTCGATCCTAACAATATTTTAAATCCTTCAAAAATGGGACTCTAA
- the ispG gene encoding flavodoxin-dependent (E)-4-hydroxy-3-methylbut-2-enyl-diphosphate synthase: MIKRYPTKQIFVGNVPVGGNAKIPVQSMTFSKTHDVEATVEQIRRLHFAGADIVRVAVPDYDDAYALKAIKERSSLPLVADIHFNYRLALIAAEVVDCIRINPGNIGNKERVKEVVKACNERNIPIRIGVNSGSLEKEFDEKYGPTAKGMVESALYNIKYLEDLGFTNMKVSLKASDVERTVEAYRMLRPLVEYPFHLGVTEAGTLFHSTIKSSIALGSLLLDGIGDTLRVSITGELEEEIKVGRAILKDSGVEAEGLNIISCPTCGRLEANLVKAVAEVERRTKHIKAPLNISVMGCVVNAIGEAKHADVAIAFGKGQGLVMVKGEVVAKLKEEDLVDKFLEAVELAAKEYKA, encoded by the coding sequence ATGATAAAACGATACCCAACCAAACAAATTTTTGTTGGCAATGTCCCCGTGGGAGGCAATGCCAAAATACCTGTTCAATCGATGACTTTTTCTAAAACACACGATGTGGAAGCTACGGTGGAACAAATCCGTCGTTTGCATTTTGCTGGAGCTGACATTGTGCGTGTGGCTGTGCCTGATTATGATGATGCATACGCACTGAAAGCCATTAAAGAGCGTTCAAGTTTGCCTTTGGTTGCAGATATTCACTTTAACTACCGTTTGGCGCTTATTGCCGCGGAAGTGGTGGACTGTATTCGCATCAATCCTGGCAATATTGGCAACAAAGAGCGTGTTAAAGAGGTGGTTAAAGCGTGCAATGAGCGAAATATTCCTATTCGCATTGGTGTGAACAGTGGAAGCTTGGAAAAAGAGTTCGATGAGAAGTATGGACCCACCGCTAAAGGGATGGTGGAATCGGCTCTGTATAACATCAAATACCTTGAAGACCTTGGCTTTACCAATATGAAAGTTTCACTCAAAGCCAGCGATGTCGAGCGCACCGTTGAAGCGTACCGTATGCTGAGACCTCTTGTTGAGTATCCGTTTCATCTTGGTGTTACGGAAGCGGGGACACTGTTTCACTCAACGATTAAATCTTCCATTGCGTTGGGTTCTCTTTTGCTCGATGGTATTGGCGACACTTTGAGAGTTTCCATCACAGGCGAGCTTGAAGAAGAGATCAAAGTAGGGCGTGCCATTTTAAAAGACAGTGGTGTTGAAGCAGAAGGTTTAAACATCATCTCGTGCCCAACATGTGGGCGTTTGGAAGCCAACCTTGTTAAAGCGGTTGCTGAAGTAGAGCGTCGTACCAAACACATCAAAGCACCACTCAATATCTCAGTGATGGGATGCGTGGTGAATGCCATTGGCGAGGCTAAACATGCCGATGTCGCCATTGCGTTTGGAAAAGGGCAAGGGCTTGTGATGGTCAAAGGCGAAGTCGTGGCAAAACTCAAAGAAGAAGACCTCGTCGATAAATTTTTAGAAGCCGTAGAGCTTGCTGCCAAGGAGTATAAAGCATGA
- a CDS encoding replicative DNA helicase: MSNLHNVNIERSVLSSILFNPATFEDVAALIGAKDFYLPSHRYIYEAMEACEREDLPIDEEFIKKKLNQQGRFDEDAMLEILSTNPLPATKAYVEEIREKAIKRELVQLTSDIKEIAVEKDLPSNEVVDLVQQKLYQITQESGSKEFRESPEMTHATIAHIHEMKKRGNSGVVGVDSGFAEINRLTSGFGEGDLIIVAARPAMGKTAFCLNLAQNALDRSKGVAIFSLEMPAEQLMLRMLSAKTSIPLQKLKVGDMSDEQWGRLTSAADEMSRRKFFVDDNGSVDIHKVRAKLRKLKSQHPEISLAIIDYLQLMSSAGTRDRHIEVSDISRGLKLLARELNIPIIALSQLNRGLEARSDKRPMLSDLRESGAIEQDADMILFVYRDDVYRMREEKEKEQKARTEGKEYKSDFFERPEELAEVIVGKNRNGPVGVANLVFQKACTRFVDGGKNSIPIEVVQYNASISQEAKISLPPL, from the coding sequence ATGAGCAATCTGCACAATGTCAACATAGAACGCTCGGTTCTTAGCTCCATTTTATTTAACCCTGCAACATTTGAAGATGTCGCTGCGCTGATTGGTGCGAAAGATTTTTATTTGCCAAGTCATCGTTATATTTACGAAGCGATGGAGGCATGTGAGAGGGAAGACCTGCCGATTGATGAGGAGTTCATCAAAAAAAAGCTTAACCAACAAGGGCGTTTTGATGAAGACGCGATGCTTGAAATTCTCTCTACCAATCCTCTGCCTGCCACCAAAGCGTATGTGGAGGAGATTCGTGAGAAGGCGATTAAGCGAGAGCTTGTACAGCTGACCAGCGACATCAAAGAGATCGCGGTTGAGAAAGATTTGCCATCGAATGAAGTGGTTGATTTGGTGCAACAAAAGCTTTACCAAATCACGCAAGAAAGTGGTTCTAAAGAGTTCCGTGAATCACCAGAGATGACGCATGCGACCATCGCACACATTCATGAGATGAAAAAGCGTGGAAACTCTGGTGTTGTAGGAGTTGATAGTGGTTTTGCTGAAATCAACCGTTTGACTTCTGGTTTTGGCGAGGGCGATCTCATCATTGTTGCGGCGCGTCCGGCGATGGGAAAAACGGCTTTTTGTTTGAACTTGGCGCAAAATGCGTTAGATCGAAGCAAGGGTGTTGCGATATTTTCCCTTGAGATGCCAGCAGAGCAGTTGATGCTCAGGATGCTCAGTGCTAAAACTTCCATACCGCTTCAAAAACTTAAAGTAGGTGACATGAGCGATGAACAGTGGGGAAGACTCACGAGCGCTGCGGATGAGATGAGTAGGCGAAAATTCTTTGTGGATGATAACGGCTCCGTGGATATTCATAAAGTCAGAGCAAAGCTTCGAAAGCTCAAATCCCAACACCCTGAAATCTCACTTGCGATCATCGACTACTTGCAGTTGATGAGTTCGGCGGGAACGAGAGACAGGCATATCGAGGTGAGTGACATCAGTCGTGGACTGAAGCTTTTAGCTAGAGAGCTTAACATCCCTATTATCGCACTTTCGCAGCTCAACCGTGGGTTAGAGGCACGTAGCGATAAACGCCCAATGCTGAGTGACCTTAGAGAGTCAGGTGCCATCGAGCAAGATGCCGACATGATCTTGTTTGTTTACCGTGATGATGTTTACCGTATGCGTGAAGAGAAAGAGAAAGAACAAAAGGCTAGAACTGAGGGCAAAGAGTACAAAAGTGACTTTTTTGAAAGACCTGAAGAGTTAGCCGAAGTCATTGTCGGTAAAAATAGAAATGGACCTGTTGGTGTTGCCAACCTTGTCTTTCAAAAAGCGTGTACGCGCTTTGTGGATGGCGGAAAAAATTCTATTCCGATCGAAGTCGTCCAATATAACGCCTCCATTTCTCAAGAGGCAAAGATTAGCTTGCCTCCATTGTAA
- a CDS encoding primosomal protein N' translates to MFYYHIALLKSPLSPLTYQSEQMLQVGTIVEVTLSKRTTQGVVIASVEKPEFECESISLTCKIFYPQKTVELARFIAEYYVCSLGEALSLFVPYSQNALHVKESIATDIKLSDEQQKAYDFIEAQKASLLFGDTGSGKTEIYMKLFEKTINEGKQAIFLLPEIGLTPQMKNRLKHHFGTRVAIWHSKISAKKKEQILSDLEEGKVSIIAGTRSALFLPLSHLGLIVVDEEHDESYKSGNRPRYNAKDLALLFGQKLGCKVLLGSATPTLGSFHKIPTFRLKGTFFDSQSYIMYDDGEHGLSYKMTEAIQKALNAKKQVIVFLPTRANFKYITCKSCGANVECPFCSVGMSIHHNMNALKCHYCNYTEVIPKVCPKCGCEEIVATRMGTAEVSQKLTEHYHEHVVQQFDRDEVRTEKKLSEILSDFNEHKIDIMVGTQMLSKGHDYHGVGLAVILGVDALLGMSDFRSREKTLALVQQIAGRAGRKGYGEVLIQSKNSDFFKQYLSDFEQFLNDELVFRKGLYPPFKKMLRLMSSHVKDDKAKELIEKVALIAQNFPQVEVVGYGKANISKIANKYRYELLARSDSSKALLELAHAVKLLHVEADIDPLSFS, encoded by the coding sequence GTGTTTTACTACCATATTGCTCTTTTAAAATCCCCTCTTTCTCCTTTAACCTATCAGTCTGAGCAAATGCTTCAGGTTGGTACTATTGTCGAAGTTACGCTTTCCAAACGTACTACGCAAGGTGTTGTGATTGCTTCGGTTGAAAAACCTGAATTTGAATGTGAGTCTATCTCTCTTACATGTAAAATATTTTACCCACAAAAAACAGTTGAACTTGCTCGTTTTATAGCAGAGTATTATGTTTGCTCTTTGGGTGAAGCATTAAGTCTTTTTGTCCCTTACTCACAAAATGCTTTACATGTAAAAGAATCTATTGCAACGGACATAAAGCTTTCAGATGAACAGCAAAAGGCGTATGATTTTATAGAGGCACAGAAGGCATCCCTGCTTTTTGGTGACACGGGAAGTGGTAAGACTGAAATCTATATGAAGCTTTTTGAAAAAACCATTAATGAGGGCAAGCAAGCCATCTTCTTGCTTCCTGAAATTGGTCTTACACCTCAAATGAAAAACCGCCTAAAGCATCATTTTGGCACGCGTGTTGCCATTTGGCATTCAAAGATTAGTGCGAAGAAAAAAGAGCAGATACTTAGTGACCTTGAAGAGGGTAAAGTCTCCATTATCGCAGGAACGCGCTCTGCGCTTTTCTTGCCACTTTCGCATCTTGGTTTGATTGTGGTGGATGAAGAGCATGATGAGAGCTATAAGTCGGGAAATCGTCCTCGTTACAACGCGAAAGATCTAGCACTTCTTTTTGGTCAAAAACTCGGATGCAAAGTACTTTTAGGCAGTGCAACGCCTACACTTGGGAGTTTTCACAAAATTCCAACCTTTAGACTCAAAGGTACTTTTTTTGACTCTCAAAGCTACATCATGTACGATGATGGCGAGCATGGGCTTAGTTACAAGATGACAGAAGCGATTCAAAAAGCATTGAATGCCAAAAAGCAAGTCATCGTCTTTTTGCCAACACGTGCGAACTTTAAGTACATTACATGTAAAAGCTGTGGCGCGAACGTCGAGTGCCCGTTTTGTAGCGTTGGGATGAGCATTCATCATAATATGAACGCGCTTAAATGCCACTATTGTAATTACACCGAAGTGATTCCCAAAGTGTGCCCCAAATGCGGGTGCGAAGAGATCGTGGCAACACGCATGGGAACGGCGGAAGTGAGCCAAAAACTTACGGAGCATTATCACGAGCATGTCGTGCAACAGTTTGATCGCGATGAGGTACGAACAGAGAAAAAACTCTCTGAAATTTTGAGCGACTTTAATGAGCATAAAATTGACATTATGGTGGGAACGCAGATGCTCTCTAAAGGGCATGACTATCATGGTGTGGGGCTTGCCGTCATCCTTGGTGTCGATGCCCTTTTAGGTATGAGCGATTTTAGATCGCGTGAAAAAACCTTAGCATTGGTGCAACAAATTGCAGGACGAGCAGGGCGCAAAGGGTATGGAGAGGTGCTGATTCAGAGTAAAAACAGTGACTTTTTTAAGCAGTATTTGAGTGATTTTGAACAGTTTTTAAATGATGAGTTGGTGTTTCGAAAAGGGCTTTATCCACCGTTTAAAAAGATGCTGAGGCTTATGAGTTCTCACGTTAAAGACGACAAAGCTAAAGAGTTGATCGAAAAAGTAGCCCTCATCGCACAAAATTTCCCACAGGTGGAAGTGGTGGGATACGGTAAAGCTAACATCTCTAAAATCGCCAATAAATACCGCTACGAACTCTTAGCGCGCAGTGATTCAAGCAAAGCGTTACTCGAATTGGCACATGCAGTAAAACTTTTACATGTAGAAGCAGATATAGACCCATTATCATTTTCTTAA